Proteins encoded within one genomic window of Edaphobacter lichenicola:
- a CDS encoding peroxiredoxin gives MNPGDKVENFTLQNQDGKEVSLTDFKTKPVVLFFYPRADTPGCTIESCGFRDAFEKFQKQGIVVLGISRDTVKDQKKFKDKYDLPYDLLADSDMELINRYDLVKPKNMYGKLVKGVKRTTYLIGPDTGKGQRLLHVFEEVKPEGHAEEVLALLKAHAKK, from the coding sequence ATGAACCCCGGCGACAAAGTAGAAAACTTCACCCTCCAAAACCAGGACGGCAAAGAAGTCTCCCTCACCGACTTCAAAACCAAGCCCGTAGTCCTCTTCTTCTACCCCCGCGCCGACACTCCCGGCTGCACCATCGAGTCCTGCGGCTTCCGCGACGCCTTCGAAAAGTTCCAGAAGCAAGGCATCGTCGTCCTCGGCATCTCCCGCGACACCGTCAAAGACCAGAAGAAGTTCAAAGACAAGTACGACCTCCCCTACGACCTCCTCGCCGACTCCGACATGGAGCTCATCAACCGCTACGACCTCGTCAAGCCCAAGAACATGTATGGCAAGCTCGTCAAAGGCGTCAAGCGCACCACCTACCTCATCGGCCCCGACACAGGAAAAGGCCAGCGCCTCCTCCACGTCTTCGAAGAGGTCAAGCCCGAAGGCCACGCCGAAGAGGTCCTCGCCCTCCTCAAAGCCCACGCCAAAAAATAA